The sequence below is a genomic window from Bradyrhizobium septentrionale.
CGGCGGCGAGATCGGGCTCACCATCCCTGATGTCATCACCATCAATGCCGGCGCCAATTACTGGATCGCGCTCGGCTTCATGACCATCAGCGCGGCCATCCTCTATGGGTTGTCGCAATCGCCTGTCGGCCTGGTGCTGCAGGCGAGCGGGCAGGACCCGGTGCAGGCCGGCGCGCTCGGATTCAACATCGTCAAGCACAAGCTCGCGGCGTTCATCGTCAGCGCGTTCTTCTCGGGACTATCGGGGGCGCTGCTGGTGTTCTACTTCGGCACCGCCTCGGTCGGCACCGTGGTCGACGTCGCGGTCGGCGTGAACGTGATCGTCTCCGCTGTGCTCGGCGGCCGGCGCACGGTGCTCGGTGCGGCGTTAGGTGCGATCTTCCTGATCGTCGCCGGCGAATTCCTGCGCCCGACCGGCGAGCTTGCGACCTTCATCGTCTCGGCGGTGGCGCTGCTTGTCGTGCTGTTCTTCCCCGGCGGTTTCCTCGGAGCGGCCCTGTCACGCGAGGCGCGCTCCTGATGGACCAGACTGTGATCACCACTCCGACGCTCGCGGTACGCGGCCTGACCAAGCGGTTCGGCGGCCTGACCGCGGTGAAGAATCTAAGCTTCGAGCTGCGCCCCGGCGAGATCCTCGGTCTGATCGGGCCGAACGGTTCGGGCAAGTCGACCGCGATGAAGAGCGTGATGGGCATCGAGCGCCCGACCGCGGGCGAGGTGCTGTTCGAGGGCGAGAACGTGGCCGGGCTGCCTGCGCACAAGATCGCGCGCAAGGGCTTTGGCATGGTGTTCCAGCACTCGCGGCCGCTGAACCGGCAGACCGTGCTGGAAAACATCATGGTCGCGCTACTGCCCGACAGCCTGTTCATGCTGTTTCCCGACAAGGCGCTGACCGAGCGCGCCAAATGGATCGCCGACCGCGTCGGGCTTGGGGCGGTGATGAACCGCCGTCCGCCGACATTGCCGTTCGCCGATCTGCGCCGGCTGGAGCTGGCGAAAGCAATCGCGCGCGATCCAAAAGTCGTGCTGGTCGACGAGCCCTTCGCCGGCCTCACCAGCACCGAGGTCGGGACGTTCTCGCAATTGATCCGCAGCTTCCGCGACGAGGGTCGCGCGGTGATGCTGGTCGATCACAACGTCAAGAGCGTTGCAGCCCTGGTCGACCGCGTGCTTGCGATGTATCTCGGCGAAGAGATCACGACCGGCCGCGCCGACGAGGTGATGAAGAACGAGACCGTGCGGCGGGTCTATCTCGGCGGCGCGATCGAAACCCATGCGCGGCCCGAGACCTCGTTCAAGGACAAGGTGCCGCTGCTGCAGGTCGAGAATGTCAGCGTGCATTACGGCAAGGCGCAGGCGCTGGAGAACGTCTCGATTCACGTCCATGAGGGCGAGTTCGTCTCCATCGTCGGGCTGAACGGCGCCGGCAAGACCACGCTGTTCAACACCATCTCGGGCTTCCTGCCCTATACCGGCGAGATCCTGCGCGGCGGCGAGAAGTTGCGCGGCACGGGGCCGGCGAAGATTGCCCGCTCGGGCCTCGTACAGTGCCCGGAATCGCGCGAACTGTTCGGCGAGATGACGGTGCGGGAAAATCTCGATCTCGGCGGCCAGCATCTCGACGACGCGGCGCGGGCCAAGCAGCTCGCCTGGCTGTTCGAGCTGTTCCCGATCCTGAAAGAGCGTCAGGGCCAGATGGCGCAGACATTGTCCGGCGGCGAGCAGCAGATGCTGGCGATCGGTCGCGCGCTGATGATGCAGCCGCAGATCCTGATCCTGGACGAGCCGACGCTTGGACTTGCGCCGGTCATCCTCGAACTGCTGTCGAAGGCGCTGGAGAAGCTGCGCCAAACCACCAGGATCACGGTGCTGCTCGGCGAGCAGAACGTGACGTTTGCGCTTCCGCATGCCGACCGCGTCTATGTGCTGGAGCACGCGCGGATCGTGTGGGAGGGCGACCCGGGCCGGTTCGCCGCGGAGGCCGGCAAAGACTTTCTCTGACGTTCGAAAATTTCAAACAAGAAAGCAAAGCAAGGGAGATCATGATGACACGATATTCAACCGCCACCCGCGTGAGTTTTTTGGCCTCCGCACTCGCGCTCTGCCTCGCGGCGCCGGCCTATGCGCAGTCCAACGATCCGATCAAGATCGGTGTCATCGCCGAGGTGCAGTCGATAGCGGGTGCGGCGACCCCGGGCGGCGCGCAGATCGCGGCCGACGAGATCAACGCCAAGGGCGGCGTGATGGGCCGCAAGATCGAGATCGTCACCTACGACAACAAGAGCTCGTCGGCGGACTCGGTGCGCGCCTTCCAGCGCGCGGTGAGCGAGGACAAGGTCTCGGCCGTGATCGCAAGCTACATCAGCGAGGTCGTGCTGGCGCTGGAGCCGTGGGCCTCGCGGCTGAAGATGCCGCTGATCACGCCGGGCGCCGCCTCGAACGAGATCACCAAGGCGGTTCATAACGACTACGAGAAGAACAAGTACACGTTCCACGGCTATCTGACCTCGGCAGCCCAAGCGCAGCTGGTTTGCGACGCCGCCAAGGAGCTGCTGGTCGACCAGCTCAAGATGAAGACCGTTGCGATCATGAGCGAGGACGCGGCCTGGACCAAGCCGCTCGACGTCGGCTACGAGGCCTGCCTGCCGAAGGCCGGGTTGAAGGTGGTCGAGCACATCCGCTTCTCGCCCGATACCACCGACTTCACGCCGATCTTCAACAAGATGGAGAGCGCAAAGCCCGACGTCATCGTCACCGGCATCTCCCATGTCGGCGTGCAGCCGACTGTGCAGTGGAAGAACCAGCAGGTGCCGATCCCGATGTTCGGCATCAGCGCGCAGGCGCTGAGCCCGTCGTTCTGGGGCGACACCAACGGCGCGGCGGAAGGCGTGCCCTCGCTCGCGGTGGCGACGCCCGACGTCGCGGTGACGCCGAAGACAAAGCCGTTCGCGGCCGCCTTCAAGGCCAAGTTCGGCACGCCGCCGGCGTATACCGGCTACACCGCCTATGACGAGGTCTACATCATCGCGGAGGCGATCCAACGCGCCGGCTCGACCGATCCGGACAAGATGGTCACCGAGCTCGAGAAGACGGACTTCGACGGCACCATCGGCAAGATCCAGTTCTACGGCAAGAACGACGAGTTCACCCACGGCATCAAGTCGGGCCCGGGCGCCGTCACCGGCCTCGTGTTCCAGTGGCAAGGCGGCAAGCAGATCACGGTCTGGCCGAAAGCGATCGCCGAGGGCAAGCTGAAGTTTCCGAACTTTGTGAAGCTGTCGCAGTAATCGCGCGAGCATCAAGACAAAAGAGGGGCGGTCACACGGTGGCCGCCCTTCTTACTTGCGCGTCGGCGGCGCCGCCTGGATCGTCGGCGCCGCTGCCGCGAGCAACGCGGCGCGGTCGCCGTTGCGCGGCGGATAGATGCGTTGCTGGTTGATGGTCTGCTTGGTGAGTTTTGCGGCGGCGCCCGTCGTGTGCACCTCGCGGTCCCAGCCGGTGGTGTAGAGCGCGCCCCAGGCGCCGAGATCGAGCACCGTCACATACCAGTCGATGGTGAGCGGCAGCAGCTTCTCGCCGAACAGATCCGCCATCACATTGTGGCCGGCAAAGCGGCCCATCGGCCGCGCGAACTGGCAGGACATCACGGTCGGATGCTCGCCGTCGATCAGGCAGGCGGCGACGTCGCCGGCGGCGAAGACATCAGCCAAGCCCTCGGCGCGCATGTAATGGTCCACCGTCAGTCGCCCGAGCGCGTCGCGCTTGACCGGCAGCGTTGCGGCGAGCGCACTCGCGCGCATGCCGCCGCACCACACCACGGTCTCCGTCGGAACGATTTCGCCCGAGCTTAGCGTGATGCTGGCGGCGTCGACGGCGCTGACCCTGACATTCAGCCGCGTCTCGACGCCGAGCGCGGACAGCGCCTCGTTGATGACGGGACGGCCATGCGCGCCGAAGGTCGCGCCGACCACGGGATTGGGATCGACGAGAATAATGCGGCGGTCGCCGGTGATGCCGGCGTGAGCAAGCTTGGCCGGCATCTCGGCCGCGACCTCGATCCCGGTGAAGCCGGCGCCGACGACCACGACCGTCGCGCCGGCCTGCGACGGCGGCTGCTTGCCGAGCGCGGCCAGATGCGCGTCGAGCTTGGTGGCGGCTTCATACGTGTCGACATCGAAGCCGTGCGCGGCAAGGCCGGGAATTGCAGGGCGGACGAGTTCGCTGCCGGTGGTCAGAACCAGCCGGTCATAGGTCACGCGCTCGGTGCCCGCGGCCGTCTTGACCGTGACCTCGCGCTTCGCCGGATCGATCGCCGCGACATCGGCCACCCTGTGCCTGACGCCGACCGGATCGAGCAGGTCCTTGAGCGGCAGCGCGACGTCGGCGAGATCGACCTCGTAATTGCGCACCCGGATGTTGTGGTAGGCGTTGCGATCGACGACGAGGATCTCGCTGTCCGCCGCCCGCGCGCCGATCTCGTCGCGCTTGCGGGCCGCACCAAGCGCCGCCCACAGCCCGGCAAAGCCGGCTCCCAACACCAGGATGCGCGCCATCTCTCCCTCCGATCTTCTGTCGGAGGGAGCTTGCCCGCCTAAGCAAGGTCAAATCAAGTGGGCGAAGTGCGGAAGAGGCCGAGTGCGGCGCCTCACGTCCCCGGCCGCGACACCTCGGTCTCCTTGCTGGTGATGAATTCCAGGAGCACCGGCACGCCTTCTTTGGTTTTCTGGATGCCGCGCTTGATCGCGGGGATGATGTCCTCCGGCCTGGTCACCCGCTCGCCGTAGCCGCCGAAGGCGCGGGCCATCGCGGCGTAATCGCCGGAGATGTCGGTCGAGCGGTATTTCTCGGTCGAGATCGGCATCACCTTCAGTTCGATCGCCATCGAGAAATTGTTGAGCAGGATCGACATGATCGGAATCCGCTCGCGCACCGCCGTCTCGAAATCCATCCCCGTGAAGCCGATCGCGGCGTCGCCCCAGACATTGATGCAGAGCTTGTCCGGTTTTGCCAGTTTGGCGCCCATCGCGAGCCCCAGGCCGTAGCCGAGCTGCGTGGTCTTGCCCCAGCCGATATAGGACAGCGGCTCGATCGATTTCCAGAACGGCGAGAGCTGGTCGCGCGGGCTGCCGGCGTCGTGGGTGATGATGGTGTTGTGGATGTCGACGGTGTGCTGCAGGTCCCACAGCACGCGGTAGGGATTGAGCGGCGCGTCGTTGTGCGTCAGCTTCGGCATCCATTTGGCGAGCCACTCCTTGTGGGACGCGGCGATCTCCTCGGCAACGGCGCTCGCGTTGCGGTCGGAGGTCACGGTCTTGCCGATCTCCTCCAGCAGCGCGTCGAGCACGAGCCCGGCGTCACCGACCAGACCGATCCTGGCCTCGACATCCTTGTTGATGTGGTTCGGATCGAGCGTCGAATGGATGATGGTCTTGCCCTTCGGCATCGCGATGCCGAAGGACGTCTCGGTGAAGGAGCAGCCGATGCCGAAGATCAAATCGGCCTCGGCGAGGAATTTCGGCACCGCGCGCGGCACCGCCAGGCCGCCGGAGCCGAGCGACAGCGGATGCGTCTCCGGGAACGACGACTTGCCGCCGAGGCTCGTGGTGACGGGGATCGCGAGCCGCTCCGCGAGCCGCTTCAGCTGCGGCCAGGCCTTTGCGTAGTGCACGCCCTGGCCGGCATAGATCACCGGACGCTTGGCGTTGACGAGCAGGGCGGCGGCTTCCTTGATGTGGACAGGGTCGGCGCCGTAGCGGGTGCGCAGCACCGGCGTGTAGTTCAAGGGCTCCGGCACCTCCTCGTTCCACATGTCGGCGGGGATCTCGACGATCACGGGTCCGCCGCGGCCGTTCTTCAATTTGGTGAAGGCGCGGCGGAAGATGTTGCAGACCTCCGCGGCGATGTTGATCGGCTCGGACGACTTCGAGAACGCCTTCATCGCCTGGCTGGAATTGAAGTTCGGGTCGATATTGGCAAGCCTGCGCGCATAACCCATCGGCAGCACCAGCACCGGCACGGATTCGCCATAGCACTGCGCGACACCGCCCATCGCGTTCTCGGCGCCCGGGCCGTGCTGCATGCAGAAGGCGCCGATCTTCTCACCCGAGGTGACGCGGGAGATCGCGTCCGCCATGTGCATGCCGATGCGCTCCTGGCGCACCATCACCGGGCGGATGTCGGCACTGGCGGCGTATTCGATCAGGTGGTTGACCGGGTAGCCCG
It includes:
- a CDS encoding branched-chain amino acid ABC transporter permease, whose protein sequence is MANFFTSRLFFVSVVCVVIAATLPFYVSGYILGLLTVAFYFGVFAMAWDLLFGFAGEVNFGPTFLIGTGAYTAGILNNQFGWSVYLCILLGALASVVAGFVLALPALRVRGPYFGLTTLVAVLMLQNFIVVFADLTGGEIGLTIPDVITINAGANYWIALGFMTISAAILYGLSQSPVGLVLQASGQDPVQAGALGFNIVKHKLAAFIVSAFFSGLSGALLVFYFGTASVGTVVDVAVGVNVIVSAVLGGRRTVLGAALGAIFLIVAGEFLRPTGELATFIVSAVALLVVLFFPGGFLGAALSREARS
- a CDS encoding ATP-binding cassette domain-containing protein, whose product is MDQTVITTPTLAVRGLTKRFGGLTAVKNLSFELRPGEILGLIGPNGSGKSTAMKSVMGIERPTAGEVLFEGENVAGLPAHKIARKGFGMVFQHSRPLNRQTVLENIMVALLPDSLFMLFPDKALTERAKWIADRVGLGAVMNRRPPTLPFADLRRLELAKAIARDPKVVLVDEPFAGLTSTEVGTFSQLIRSFRDEGRAVMLVDHNVKSVAALVDRVLAMYLGEEITTGRADEVMKNETVRRVYLGGAIETHARPETSFKDKVPLLQVENVSVHYGKAQALENVSIHVHEGEFVSIVGLNGAGKTTLFNTISGFLPYTGEILRGGEKLRGTGPAKIARSGLVQCPESRELFGEMTVRENLDLGGQHLDDAARAKQLAWLFELFPILKERQGQMAQTLSGGEQQMLAIGRALMMQPQILILDEPTLGLAPVILELLSKALEKLRQTTRITVLLGEQNVTFALPHADRVYVLEHARIVWEGDPGRFAAEAGKDFL
- a CDS encoding ABC transporter substrate-binding protein; translation: MMTRYSTATRVSFLASALALCLAAPAYAQSNDPIKIGVIAEVQSIAGAATPGGAQIAADEINAKGGVMGRKIEIVTYDNKSSSADSVRAFQRAVSEDKVSAVIASYISEVVLALEPWASRLKMPLITPGAASNEITKAVHNDYEKNKYTFHGYLTSAAQAQLVCDAAKELLVDQLKMKTVAIMSEDAAWTKPLDVGYEACLPKAGLKVVEHIRFSPDTTDFTPIFNKMESAKPDVIVTGISHVGVQPTVQWKNQQVPIPMFGISAQALSPSFWGDTNGAAEGVPSLAVATPDVAVTPKTKPFAAAFKAKFGTPPAYTGYTAYDEVYIIAEAIQRAGSTDPDKMVTELEKTDFDGTIGKIQFYGKNDEFTHGIKSGPGAVTGLVFQWQGGKQITVWPKAIAEGKLKFPNFVKLSQ
- a CDS encoding NAD(P)/FAD-dependent oxidoreductase; translation: MARILVLGAGFAGLWAALGAARKRDEIGARAADSEILVVDRNAYHNIRVRNYEVDLADVALPLKDLLDPVGVRHRVADVAAIDPAKREVTVKTAAGTERVTYDRLVLTTGSELVRPAIPGLAAHGFDVDTYEAATKLDAHLAALGKQPPSQAGATVVVVGAGFTGIEVAAEMPAKLAHAGITGDRRIILVDPNPVVGATFGAHGRPVINEALSALGVETRLNVRVSAVDAASITLSSGEIVPTETVVWCGGMRASALAATLPVKRDALGRLTVDHYMRAEGLADVFAAGDVAACLIDGEHPTVMSCQFARPMGRFAGHNVMADLFGEKLLPLTIDWYVTVLDLGAWGALYTTGWDREVHTTGAAAKLTKQTINQQRIYPPRNGDRAALLAAAAPTIQAAPPTRK
- a CDS encoding thiamine pyrophosphate-requiring protein, whose translation is MLVLPAASHQPARRQAAIGRKRISELPDPAPAALYRPAESCSFIGQDDNEAGPNWPHPEGVTVMKLGTAIAEIMKREGIEILTGYPVNHLIEYAASADIRPVMVRQERIGMHMADAISRVTSGEKIGAFCMQHGPGAENAMGGVAQCYGESVPVLVLPMGYARRLANIDPNFNSSQAMKAFSKSSEPINIAAEVCNIFRRAFTKLKNGRGGPVIVEIPADMWNEEVPEPLNYTPVLRTRYGADPVHIKEAAALLVNAKRPVIYAGQGVHYAKAWPQLKRLAERLAIPVTTSLGGKSSFPETHPLSLGSGGLAVPRAVPKFLAEADLIFGIGCSFTETSFGIAMPKGKTIIHSTLDPNHINKDVEARIGLVGDAGLVLDALLEEIGKTVTSDRNASAVAEEIAASHKEWLAKWMPKLTHNDAPLNPYRVLWDLQHTVDIHNTIITHDAGSPRDQLSPFWKSIEPLSYIGWGKTTQLGYGLGLAMGAKLAKPDKLCINVWGDAAIGFTGMDFETAVRERIPIMSILLNNFSMAIELKVMPISTEKYRSTDISGDYAAMARAFGGYGERVTRPEDIIPAIKRGIQKTKEGVPVLLEFITSKETEVSRPGT